A single window of Sphingobacteriales bacterium DNA harbors:
- a CDS encoding metallophosphoesterase family protein, translating to MKHIGLISDTHGFLDERVFKHFETCDEVWHAGDFGTMEVLEQLRNFKPLRGVYGNIDGAALRRELPLDTQFICENVRVWITHIGGYPKRYDKRVRELLLQQPETPQLFICGHSHILKVMYDAQYQMLTMNPGAFGKEGWHKVRTLLRFTIDGNRIGDLKIIEAPRHI from the coding sequence ATGAAACATATCGGACTGATTTCGGATACGCACGGTTTTTTGGACGAGCGCGTTTTTAAACATTTTGAAACCTGTGATGAAGTGTGGCATGCGGGCGATTTCGGTACGATGGAAGTACTCGAACAACTGCGCAATTTTAAACCTTTGCGCGGCGTATATGGCAATATTGACGGTGCTGCGCTGCGCCGCGAGTTGCCTTTAGATACACAGTTTATTTGCGAAAATGTGCGTGTGTGGATAACACATATCGGCGGCTATCCCAAACGCTACGACAAAAGGGTGCGCGAGTTGTTGTTACAACAGCCCGAAACACCACAACTTTTTATTTGCGGACATTCTCATATCCTCAAAGTAATGTACGATGCACAGTACCAAATGCTTACGATGAATCCGGGGGCTTTTGGCAAGGAAGGCTGGCACAAAGTGCGCACTTTGCTGCGATTTACGATAGACGGTAACCGCATCGGCGATTTAAAAATTATAGAAGCACCACGCCACATATAA
- a CDS encoding peptidylprolyl isomerase has translation MQKKMLTVFVALFLFTSFLQAQSKKVKIVTDMGTIKVMLYDGTPQHRDNFVKLVQEKFYDGLLFHRVIKDFMIQGGDPKSKDAAPDQALGNGDVGYTVPAEFNDNYFHKKGALAAARDNNPQKASSGCQFYLVQGKVFDEESLQSAARRGARPLSDEQKEVYKTIGGTPHLDGNYTVFGEIYKGLKVVDKIAAQSTGANDRPKKDIHIKKMRLIR, from the coding sequence ATGCAAAAAAAAATGTTAACAGTTTTTGTTGCTTTGTTCCTCTTTACTTCTTTTTTGCAAGCACAAAGTAAAAAAGTAAAAATAGTAACAGATATGGGTACTATTAAAGTAATGCTATATGACGGCACTCCTCAACACCGCGATAATTTTGTAAAATTGGTACAGGAAAAATTCTATGACGGCTTGTTGTTTCATCGTGTTATTAAAGATTTTATGATACAAGGCGGCGACCCCAAATCCAAAGATGCCGCCCCCGACCAAGCCCTGGGCAACGGCGATGTAGGCTATACAGTGCCGGCGGAGTTCAACGACAACTATTTTCATAAAAAAGGTGCACTCGCCGCCGCCCGCGACAATAATCCGCAAAAGGCATCATCGGGCTGCCAGTTTTATTTGGTGCAGGGCAAAGTATTTGATGAGGAATCGCTGCAGTCGGCGGCACGCCGCGGCGCACGCCCTTTGAGCGATGAGCAAAAAGAAGTGTATAAAACCATCGGCGGCACGCCGCACTTAGACGGCAACTATACTGTATTTGGCGAAATATATAAAGGTTTGAAAGTAGTGGATAAAATAGCAGCACAGTCCACCGGAGCCAATGACCGTCCTAAAAAAGATATTCATATAAAAAAAATGCGCCTGATTCGTTAA
- a CDS encoding MFS transporter: MTNIFTSFKGLSGRIWLLAFVNFINRSGSMIMCFLPLYITESLHYSLSQAGVAMACFGLGAIIGQQIGGSLTDKIGYRRVQLVSLVATGVMALVLLQVRDYYVLCATLFTLSCVSEAFRPANSVAISFNSTAATRTRSFSLLRVAFNLAITLSLTLGGWLILQGWHYIFWVDALTCFAAAAALFFLLPEAPAQAFSETLAASQQQHTADDAWIAFKDPLYVRFIIGTFLGALSFMQLVWSVPPFFKQYYHWNEFTIGCVSAINGVVVMLLEMPVVHYLERHYKMMSLIRIGTLLYAASYVALMLPLAQAWTAAVLYMTIISFGEIWVMPFSTTWALKCAPEGQEGKYMSLYGMAYATSNVVAPLIGTQLMSHFPYQVLWGAAALIAVGAWLIFKSLPEKL; encoded by the coding sequence ATGACTAATATTTTTACTTCCTTTAAAGGATTATCAGGGCGTATTTGGCTGTTGGCATTTGTAAATTTTATCAATCGCAGCGGCTCTATGATTATGTGCTTTTTGCCGTTATATATTACCGAGTCGCTGCATTACAGTCTGTCGCAGGCGGGTGTCGCAATGGCTTGCTTTGGTTTGGGTGCTATTATCGGGCAGCAAATCGGTGGTTCACTGACGGATAAAATAGGCTATCGTCGCGTACAACTTGTTTCGCTGGTAGCTACTGGTGTGATGGCATTGGTGCTGTTGCAGGTGCGTGATTATTATGTATTGTGTGCCACACTTTTTACATTGAGTTGTGTATCCGAAGCTTTTCGTCCGGCAAATTCCGTGGCTATCAGCTTCAACAGCACAGCCGCTACGCGCACGCGCTCTTTTTCGCTGCTGCGGGTAGCATTTAATTTAGCCATTACATTATCGCTTACCTTGGGCGGTTGGCTCATTTTGCAGGGTTGGCATTATATTTTTTGGGTAGATGCGCTCACTTGTTTTGCGGCAGCAGCGGCTTTGTTTTTTCTATTGCCCGAAGCACCGGCGCAGGCGTTTTCCGAAACGCTTGCCGCCTCACAGCAGCAGCACACAGCTGACGATGCTTGGATTGCTTTCAAAGATCCTCTTTATGTGCGTTTTATAATAGGCACTTTTTTGGGAGCTTTATCTTTTATGCAATTAGTATGGTCAGTGCCACCGTTTTTTAAGCAATATTATCATTGGAACGAATTTACTATCGGTTGTGTATCTGCCATCAATGGCGTAGTGGTGATGCTGCTCGAAATGCCGGTGGTGCATTATTTGGAACGCCACTACAAAATGATGTCGCTCATTCGTATAGGCACTTTGCTGTATGCAGCGAGCTATGTGGCATTGATGTTGCCTTTAGCGCAGGCTTGGACAGCTGCTGTGTTGTATATGACCATTATTTCGTTTGGCGAAATATGGGTGATGCCCTTCAGTACCACCTGGGCACTGAAATGCGCACCGGAAGGACAAGAAGGAAAATATATGTCGTTGTACGGAATGGCCTATGCTACCTCCAATGTAGTAGCACCATTGATAGGAACACAACTAATGTCGCATTTTCCGTATCAGGTATTGTGGGGTGCGGCGGCACTGATAGCAGTAGGAGCGTGGTTAATTTTCAAATCATTGCCGGAAAAACTCTGA
- a CDS encoding gliding motility-associated C-terminal domain-containing protein → MIQPLSLSQRIDAATLIIDGKVIAQQAMWHDAHIITVHQIEIYSILKGIAAANIVSVYTEGGSIGVWHEEVYPSLSLQIGESGVFMLHQENALLPHYALTAGVQGFVAYEPQSGVYHDREQQYVSAKKLYKTIQKYTAQKTTVVKKNPNTAVPAAKSDALQISSFYPTAVKAGIQDVLTIEGNNFGTWGSEAGIYFRDPNEVNLEQYQKVPDNHIISWSDETIKLWIPGVLTNNGHNGAGSGKIMVYNAEGNYIKSDNELQVIFNKRNINFEPIHLVNDNESGNGISFKVAYPLANNAAAMGGINDMLEIWRCETGMNWQVQGATSNTLSSDDGENIITYDLNNTLPIGYIARTRSFMLQCGEDIYLNGADIIISNDYNWNFGDTPLTNEQVDFQSSVLHELGHVIGLGHTLNAASVMYSVLPLGGIKQYIEDNSKEAGMLVMQESSSESVCGFDTFKVFDTANCTTDNNNDTPQDTAIVVVPVDSTDNNNDTPQDTAIVVVPVDSTDNNNDTPQDTAIVVVPVDSTDNNNDTPQDTAIVVVPVDSTDNNNDTPQDTAIVVVPVDSTDNNNDTPQDTAIVVVPVDSTDNNNDTPQDTAIVVVPVDNPEPMICSLLSVEAAWQSACDPNTQTYSQGIMLTYENAPASGYLIVNGQYFPVSGSPQWVVLENLYANGVPVDVFAYFTEQPACGIAVYDLFNAPACIAPDPCYMGGFTIGNTTCNPENNTFQQDIQIYYTAPLGSLFAVNDIIYTATGSPQTVTIWNIPADGSSQSLNIAFLNYPSCAVSLADAFVAPATCLPPPPCSIDAVIADYQSPCDEATQNYSQILGITYSHAPAEGFLVVNGQSFAITNEAPQNIVLSDLPANGLLQDVVIYFSADTTCALTVADIFTAAAPCIPPPPPCAITQITAGGQTACDENTQTFTQEIIVFYENAPADGELIVNGQAFAVVQSPQYILLDNLAADGNFHDVAVSFSESPECATTATNIFAAPAPCIPPPPPCSIAQVAVGEQTACDEITQTFTQEIIVYYENAPADGELVVNGQAFAVTQSPQNITLTNLIANGNTYDIAVVFLADENCIYAAADVFTAPAPCLPPPPCALYQLEVGGQTQCDSLTQTYSQEIIVYYNNAPQTGFLTVNGQNFEITQSPQYVTLNNLPADGSIQDVTAWFSAAPECSFTEYFMYFAPLPCQQEEIIDTPPCTINNISVGYQSGCDTENNTFQQILTVAYNNAPQSGYLSVNGLLYTITESPQTVTLVLPVGTGENIPLTAHFTENSTCVWSNAAVYIVPPVCENDSIYIEEPNAVSCEQNTYCTTAMTKISICPLFCSLSSDYVITEVASLFSCGKDIKQTCVDYTPLPGMENVGEETLTITACDNSGTCETVAITVYINNAANTAPSAQSDSIQVASGVSAYSIDPLLNDSDVNGDSLSICNFSFPQHGFVGLVNNTLTYMPEDGFTGNDFFTYTVCDNSVCDEKNATTTIYLQVGTPCQPEVSYACTDNLTNPLVLCPDFCFGEESYSITALESVFQCGLHQLSDTCVRYVPLPAFSGMDTVLLTACIADGICQTAVYYIHVFDGCYDEEGAGKKEEETNVTTEKWQIPNAFSPNSDGSNDIWKVANGDETTALLQVFTLSGQLVYEQRSTLQQLRWSGDALPEAPYIFVLQAWNEQHILLNKKFLVELKRN, encoded by the coding sequence GTGATACAGCCCTTGTCTTTGTCGCAGCGCATTGATGCTGCCACACTCATTATTGACGGAAAAGTGATAGCGCAGCAAGCAATGTGGCACGATGCACATATTATCACTGTACATCAAATTGAAATTTACAGTATTTTGAAAGGTATTGCAGCAGCCAATATAGTGAGTGTTTATACCGAAGGCGGCAGTATAGGAGTCTGGCACGAAGAGGTGTATCCGAGTTTGTCCCTGCAAATCGGCGAAAGCGGCGTTTTTATGTTGCATCAGGAAAATGCACTCTTGCCTCATTATGCACTTACTGCGGGTGTGCAGGGTTTTGTTGCTTATGAACCTCAAAGCGGTGTTTATCACGATAGAGAGCAACAATATGTTTCGGCAAAAAAATTGTACAAAACTATTCAAAAATATACCGCACAAAAAACAACTGTCGTTAAAAAAAATCCGAATACCGCTGTTCCTGCCGCCAAATCTGATGCTTTGCAAATTAGCAGTTTTTATCCGACCGCAGTAAAAGCAGGCATACAAGATGTATTGACTATTGAAGGTAATAATTTTGGCACTTGGGGCAGCGAAGCAGGCATATATTTTCGCGACCCTAACGAAGTTAATTTGGAACAATACCAAAAAGTACCCGATAACCATATTATATCTTGGAGCGATGAAACTATAAAATTGTGGATACCGGGTGTATTGACGAATAACGGACACAATGGAGCAGGTAGCGGAAAAATTATGGTGTATAATGCGGAGGGTAATTATATAAAATCAGATAACGAACTGCAAGTTATTTTCAATAAAAGAAATATCAATTTTGAACCGATACATTTGGTAAATGATAATGAAAGCGGCAACGGGATTTCTTTTAAAGTTGCCTATCCTTTGGCAAATAATGCTGCCGCTATGGGTGGCATCAACGATATGCTGGAAATATGGCGTTGCGAAACCGGAATGAACTGGCAGGTGCAGGGGGCTACTTCCAATACCCTCAGTAGCGATGACGGCGAAAATATCATCACCTACGACCTCAATAATACTTTGCCTATTGGTTATATTGCCCGTACCCGTTCTTTTATGTTGCAGTGTGGAGAAGATATTTATCTCAACGGAGCGGATATTATTATCAGCAACGACTATAACTGGAACTTCGGCGATACGCCATTGACCAACGAACAGGTTGATTTTCAATCATCTGTATTACACGAATTAGGGCATGTAATAGGTTTGGGACATACGCTCAATGCAGCAAGTGTTATGTATAGTGTGTTGCCTTTGGGTGGTATTAAGCAGTACATTGAAGACAATTCAAAAGAAGCAGGAATGTTGGTGATGCAAGAAAGCAGCAGCGAAAGCGTATGTGGTTTTGATACTTTTAAAGTTTTTGATACAGCTAATTGTACAACAGATAATAACAATGATACTCCGCAAGATACCGCTATTGTGGTAGTGCCTGTGGATAGCACAGATAATAACAATGATACTCCACAAGATACCGCTATTGTGGTAGTGCCTGTGGATAGCACAGATAATAACAATGATACTCCGCAAGATACCGCTATTGTGGTAGTGCCTGTGGATAGCACAGATAATAACAATGATACTCCGCAAGATACCGCTATTGTGGTAGTGCCTGTGGATAGCACAGATAATAACAATGATACTCCGCAAGATACCGCTATTGTGGTAGTGCCTGTGGATAGCACAGATAATAACAATGATACTCCACAAGATACTGCTATTGTGGTAGTGCCTGTGGATAGCACAGATAATAACAATGATACTCCACAAGATACTGCTATTGTGGTAGTGCCTGTGGATAATCCTGAACCGATGATATGTTCATTATTATCCGTAGAAGCAGCGTGGCAAAGTGCTTGCGACCCCAACACGCAAACCTATTCGCAGGGCATTATGCTCACTTACGAAAATGCACCCGCTTCAGGGTACTTAATCGTAAATGGTCAATATTTCCCTGTTTCTGGCAGTCCGCAATGGGTAGTTTTGGAAAATCTTTATGCCAATGGTGTGCCGGTTGATGTGTTTGCTTATTTCACCGAACAGCCGGCTTGTGGCATAGCAGTTTATGATTTATTTAATGCCCCCGCTTGTATAGCTCCCGACCCTTGCTATATGGGAGGTTTTACGATAGGCAATACTACTTGCAATCCTGAAAACAATACTTTTCAGCAAGATATACAAATTTATTATACTGCTCCTTTGGGTTCTTTATTCGCAGTCAATGATATAATTTACACGGCTACCGGCAGTCCGCAAACCGTCACGATTTGGAATATTCCGGCAGATGGCAGTTCGCAGAGTTTGAATATTGCCTTTCTGAATTATCCTTCCTGTGCCGTTTCTTTGGCAGATGCTTTTGTTGCACCTGCTACTTGCTTGCCGCCGCCGCCTTGCAGCATTGATGCCGTAATAGCAGATTATCAGTCGCCGTGCGATGAAGCTACACAAAATTATTCGCAGATATTGGGAATTACATACAGCCACGCACCCGCCGAAGGATTTTTGGTGGTGAATGGTCAAAGTTTTGCCATTACCAACGAAGCGCCGCAAAATATTGTGTTGAGTGATTTACCCGCCAATGGTTTGTTGCAAGATGTCGTCATTTATTTCAGTGCCGATACAACCTGTGCGCTGACGGTGGCAGATATATTTACTGCGGCAGCACCTTGTATTCCACCGCCGCCGCCTTGTGCTATTACACAAATAACAGCCGGCGGGCAGACCGCTTGCGATGAAAATACACAAACTTTTACACAAGAAATAATCGTGTTTTATGAAAATGCACCTGCTGACGGCGAATTGATAGTGAACGGACAGGCTTTTGCTGTTGTGCAAAGCCCACAATATATTTTATTGGATAATCTTGCGGCTGATGGTAATTTTCATGATGTAGCAGTTTCATTTAGCGAATCACCGGAATGTGCCACTACTGCAACAAATATTTTTGCAGCACCTGCACCTTGTATTCCACCGCCGCCGCCTTGCAGCATTGCGCAAGTAGCAGTCGGTGAACAAACAGCCTGCGATGAAATTACACAAACTTTTACACAGGAAATTATTGTATATTACGAAAATGCACCTGCTGACGGCGAATTAGTTGTAAACGGACAGGCTTTTGCCGTTACACAAAGCCCGCAAAATATAACGCTTACGAACTTGATTGCGAATGGAAATACTTATGATATAGCAGTCGTTTTTTTGGCAGATGAAAATTGTATCTATGCCGCCGCCGATGTATTTACGGCACCTGCGCCTTGCCTGCCGCCACCGCCTTGTGCTCTGTATCAGTTAGAAGTAGGAGGGCAAACTCAATGTGATTCATTAACTCAAACTTATTCGCAAGAAATTATTGTATATTATAATAATGCCCCACAAACAGGGTTTTTGACAGTAAACGGACAAAATTTTGAAATTACACAAAGTCCTCAGTATGTCACTTTAAATAACTTGCCTGCCGATGGCAGTATTCAAGATGTAACAGCATGGTTCAGTGCTGCTCCCGAATGTAGTTTCACGGAGTATTTTATGTATTTTGCACCGCTACCTTGCCAACAAGAAGAAATTATTGATACGCCCCCCTGCACCATCAACAATATTAGTGTGGGTTATCAAAGCGGGTGCGATACCGAAAACAATACTTTCCAGCAAATATTGACCGTAGCATACAACAATGCACCGCAAAGCGGATATTTGTCGGTGAACGGTTTATTATATACCATCACCGAAAGTCCGCAAACAGTGACTTTGGTATTGCCGGTGGGGACAGGTGAGAATATTCCACTAACAGCTCATTTTACCGAAAACAGCACTTGTGTGTGGAGCAATGCCGCCGTTTATATTGTGCCGCCCGTTTGCGAAAATGATTCTATTTATATAGAAGAACCCAACGCTGTCTCTTGCGAGCAAAATACTTATTGCACTACAGCCATGACGAAAATCAGCATTTGTCCGCTGTTTTGCAGTTTGTCGAGTGATTATGTTATCACCGAAGTGGCTTCTTTATTCAGTTGTGGTAAAGATATTAAACAAACCTGTGTAGATTATACACCACTACCGGGTATGGAAAATGTTGGAGAAGAAACACTCACCATCACTGCCTGCGATAATAGCGGTACTTGCGAAACGGTAGCCATTACTGTATATATCAACAACGCGGCTAATACTGCACCTTCGGCACAATCTGATAGTATTCAGGTGGCTTCGGGAGTATCGGCGTACAGCATTGACCCCTTGCTCAACGACAGTGATGTCAATGGCGACAGTTTAAGTATTTGTAATTTTAGTTTTCCGCAGCACGGTTTTGTGGGTTTAGTGAATAATACGCTTACCTATATGCCCGAAGATGGATTTACGGGTAATGACTTTTTTACTTATACCGTATGTGATAATTCGGTATGTGATGAAAAAAATGCTACCACTACCATTTATTTGCAAGTAGGAACGCCCTGCCAGCCGGAAGTGTCTTATGCCTGCACCGATAATTTGACCAATCCTTTGGTATTGTGCCCCGACTTTTGTTTTGGAGAGGAGTCTTATAGTATCACCGCTTTGGAGTCGGTGTTTCAGTGCGGCTTGCACCAACTCAGCGATACCTGTGTACGTTATGTGCCTTTGCCTGCTTTTTCCGGTATGGATACGGTATTGTTAACAGCTTGTATCGCTGACGGAATTTGCCAAACGGCTGTTTATTATATTCATGTATTTGACGGTTGTTATGATGAAGAGGGTGCAGGAAAAAAAGAAGAAGAAACGAATGTTACTACTGAAAAATGGCAGATTCCGAATGCTTTTTCGCCCAATAGCGATGGCAGCAATGATATATGGAAAGTGGCAAACGGCGACGAAACTACGGCTTTGTTACAGGTATTTACTTTGTCGGGACAACTCGTCTATGAGCAGCGCAGCACTTTGCAGCAGCTTCGCTGGAGCGGCGATGCACTGCCCGAAGCACCTTATATTTTTGTGCTGCAAGCGTGGAACGAGCAACATATATTGTTGAATAAGAAGTTTTTAGTAGAATTAAAGAGAAATTAA
- a CDS encoding pyridoxal phosphate-dependent aminotransferase, with the protein MGVLSARIENITESATIQMSKLSRELKSKGVQVIDLSLGEPDFDTPAYIQEAAKKAIDEHYFKYMPVPGYLDLRQAISRKFKQENNLDYAPEQIVVSTGAKQSLANIILCTVDPGDEVIIPAPYWVSYAAQVQLAEGTVVEIPSAVENDFKISPAELEAVITERSKVFLFSSPCNPTGTFYTKEELHGLAKVLQKYPRIIVISDEIYEHINFLGKHESIAQFEELKDRVVTVNGVSKAFAMTGWRIGYMGAPLEIAKACDKMQGQFTSGASCIAQRAALAALEGSLAPTYEMRDAFKKRRDLVISHLREIPGLVCNEPQGAFYVFPDVEDYFGTSYKDTIIKDVDDLCMYLLNTAHVSVVSGTSFGDPYCLRISYAASETALTEAMRRLKTAFAQLQPIINQ; encoded by the coding sequence ATGGGTGTTTTAAGTGCTCGTATTGAAAATATTACCGAATCGGCAACTATTCAGATGTCAAAATTGAGTCGCGAACTGAAATCCAAAGGTGTTCAGGTGATAGACTTAAGTCTTGGCGAACCCGATTTTGATACACCTGCCTACATACAGGAAGCAGCCAAAAAAGCTATTGATGAGCATTATTTCAAATATATGCCCGTGCCGGGTTATTTGGATTTGCGACAAGCCATCAGCCGTAAATTCAAGCAAGAGAATAATTTGGACTATGCCCCTGAACAAATTGTGGTTTCTACCGGAGCCAAACAATCTTTAGCCAATATTATTTTATGTACCGTTGATCCGGGCGATGAAGTGATTATTCCTGCACCTTATTGGGTGAGCTATGCCGCACAGGTACAACTCGCAGAAGGAACCGTGGTGGAAATTCCGAGTGCAGTGGAAAACGATTTTAAAATTTCGCCTGCCGAGCTTGAAGCTGTTATCACCGAGCGCAGCAAAGTATTTTTATTTTCATCGCCCTGCAACCCCACGGGCACTTTTTATACCAAAGAAGAATTGCACGGATTGGCGAAAGTATTGCAAAAATATCCACGCATCATTGTTATTTCTGACGAGATATACGAACATATCAACTTTTTGGGCAAGCACGAAAGCATCGCCCAGTTTGAGGAATTGAAAGACCGTGTGGTTACAGTAAATGGAGTATCAAAAGCATTTGCCATGACAGGTTGGCGTATTGGATATATGGGCGCACCCCTCGAAATTGCCAAAGCCTGCGACAAAATGCAGGGGCAGTTTACTTCAGGAGCCAGTTGTATTGCGCAACGCGCCGCCCTCGCCGCCCTAGAAGGCTCTTTAGCACCTACTTACGAAATGCGCGATGCTTTCAAAAAACGCCGCGATTTGGTCATTTCCCACCTGCGCGAAATTCCCGGACTAGTGTGCAACGAGCCGCAAGGAGCTTTTTATGTTTTTCCTGATGTAGAGGATTATTTCGGCACTTCATACAAAGATACTATTATTAAAGATGTGGACGATTTGTGTATGTATTTGCTCAATACCGCCCATGTGTCGGTAGTAAGCGGTACTTCTTTCGGCGACCCTTATTGCCTGCGTATTTCGTATGCAGCCTCCGAAACAGCTCTCACCGAAGCGATGCGCCGTCTGAAAACAGCTTTTGCACAGTTGCAACCGATTATTAATCAATAA
- a CDS encoding D-glycero-beta-D-manno-heptose-7-phosphate kinase, translating into MSSWISQIMNSFAGSEVMIVGDVMIDHYIFGKISRISPEAPVPILDVSRQEFRLGGAANVALNIKELGATPILVSVIGDHRSGYDFLSLLRDQHINTDSIILDQSRITTVKTRLINQNNMQILRYDEEVRDPLEKSVEILLVNQIADLIEEFKPKVLVLQDYNKGVLTPFVIEEIIKICRQYEIPTAVDPKKHNFFTYKGCTLFKPNLKEATEGLSMPAQTYEDLVAAAARIEALLDNETTVITLSERGIFYHNSEDSNISRAYNKSIYDVSGAGDTVVSILAMGLALGLDLSISVELANIAAAVVCSKIGVSPITSEELIAETEAIFGIEVGSKETENSEVYPPQSEADTIHHFPEESID; encoded by the coding sequence ATGAGCAGTTGGATCAGCCAAATAATGAACTCCTTTGCGGGTTCTGAAGTGATGATTGTCGGAGATGTGATGATAGACCATTACATTTTCGGCAAAATAAGCCGCATTTCGCCCGAAGCTCCGGTTCCGATTTTAGATGTATCTCGTCAGGAATTTCGCTTAGGCGGTGCAGCTAATGTGGCACTCAATATCAAAGAACTCGGAGCTACTCCAATTTTGGTGTCCGTTATCGGCGACCACCGTTCGGGCTACGATTTTTTGTCTTTGCTGCGCGACCAACATATCAACACCGATAGCATTATTTTAGACCAAAGCCGCATTACCACCGTAAAAACGCGCTTAATCAATCAGAATAATATGCAAATATTGCGTTATGATGAAGAAGTGCGCGACCCTTTGGAAAAAAGTGTGGAAATATTGTTGGTGAATCAAATTGCAGACCTGATAGAAGAGTTCAAGCCAAAAGTATTGGTATTGCAGGATTACAATAAAGGGGTGCTTACTCCCTTTGTGATTGAAGAAATTATCAAAATATGTCGTCAATACGAAATTCCTACCGCCGTTGACCCCAAAAAGCACAATTTTTTCACCTACAAAGGCTGCACTTTATTCAAGCCAAATTTAAAAGAAGCTACGGAGGGTTTGTCCATGCCCGCACAAACCTACGAAGATTTGGTGGCGGCAGCAGCCCGTATTGAAGCATTATTAGATAATGAAACTACTGTTATCACTTTATCAGAAAGAGGTATATTTTATCATAATTCTGAAGATAGCAATATCAGTCGGGCTTATAACAAGAGCATATACGATGTATCTGGTGCGGGCGATACGGTGGTGAGTATTTTGGCAATGGGGCTGGCATTGGGATTGGATTTATCCATCAGCGTAGAACTTGCCAATATTGCAGCGGCTGTAGTGTGCAGCAAAATAGGCGTAAGCCCCATAACATCAGAAGAATTGATTGCAGAAACCGAAGCAATTTTCGGAATTGAAGTCGGCAGCAAAGAAACAGAAAACAGTGAGGTTTATCCTCCGCAGTCCGAAGCAGATACTATACACCACTTTCCCGAAGAATCCATAGATTAG
- the rlmN gene encoding 23S rRNA (adenine(2503)-C(2))-methyltransferase RlmN — MSSKTDIRQYSLAQLTEHFVQRGEAAFRAKQVYQWLWQKGAWNFDEMTNLSKPLRQYLDTHFVINSLRLNLEQKSSDGTIKCRFALFDDKMVEGVLIPADERVTACVSSQVGCSLTCKFCATGQMKRMRNLNPDEIFDQIITLNRLSQQHYERSLSNIVFMGMGEPLLNYANVMAGIEKICSPQGLGMSPRRVTLSTAGIAKMISKLADDEPRFNLALSLHAANDEKRNQIMPINETNSLAALQAALVYYHEKTQNPVFIEYLMLKDFNDSLQDAQELLRFCRAVPCKVNLIEYNAVEGTGFMRTDGQRIDDFLGYLNKKGLIATLRRSRGKDIDAACGQLANK, encoded by the coding sequence ATGAGCAGCAAAACAGACATACGCCAATATAGTTTGGCACAACTCACCGAACATTTTGTACAACGCGGCGAAGCGGCTTTTCGTGCCAAACAGGTGTATCAGTGGCTATGGCAAAAAGGGGCGTGGAATTTTGACGAAATGACGAACCTCTCCAAACCGCTGCGCCAATATTTGGACACTCATTTTGTTATCAACTCCCTCCGGCTCAACCTCGAACAAAAAAGCAGCGACGGCACTATCAAATGTCGTTTTGCCTTATTTGACGACAAAATGGTAGAAGGTGTATTGATTCCGGCAGATGAGCGCGTTACAGCTTGCGTATCCAGCCAAGTGGGGTGTAGCCTGACGTGTAAGTTTTGCGCCACCGGACAAATGAAGCGTATGCGCAACCTCAATCCCGATGAAATTTTTGACCAAATTATTACGCTCAACCGTTTATCACAGCAGCACTACGAGCGTTCTTTGTCCAATATCGTATTTATGGGTATGGGTGAGCCTTTGCTCAACTATGCCAATGTAATGGCGGGTATCGAAAAAATATGCAGCCCGCAGGGTTTAGGTATGTCGCCGCGGCGGGTGACGCTCTCCACTGCCGGCATTGCCAAAATGATCAGCAAACTCGCCGATGATGAGCCACGTTTTAATTTAGCGTTGTCGCTCCACGCCGCCAATGACGAAAAACGCAATCAGATTATGCCCATCAACGAAACTAATTCGTTGGCGGCATTGCAGGCGGCTTTGGTGTATTATCACGAAAAAACCCAAAACCCTGTTTTTATTGAATACCTGATGCTCAAAGATTTTAACGACTCGCTCCAAGATGCACAAGAATTATTGCGTTTTTGTCGCGCTGTGCCGTGCAAGGTCAATTTGATTGAATACAATGCGGTAGAAGGTACAGGATTTATGCGCACCGATGGGCAACGTATTGATGATTTTTTGGGGTATTTGAATAAAAAAGGACTTATCGCCACTTTGCGGCGCAGTCGTGGCAAAGATA